A stretch of Pseudomonas sp. CCC3.1 DNA encodes these proteins:
- a CDS encoding sigma-70 family RNA polymerase sigma factor, which yields MSDNNERLQLYLTHRHALVDYAAPIVGCRAKAEDVVQDAWLRFSQGADNLVPLTQPVGYLYRIVRNLAFDLNRRVTLENRHTSRDELLDEHVSNTPSPEQEALHLDELRKLQHALSRLPERTRQAFVLHRLQGLTFQQIGTQLGISVSLAHQLVRDALTYCAEQLSDD from the coding sequence GTGTCCGACAACAACGAAAGACTACAGCTCTACCTCACGCATCGACATGCGCTTGTGGACTATGCCGCCCCCATCGTGGGTTGCCGCGCCAAAGCCGAAGATGTGGTTCAGGATGCGTGGCTACGCTTTAGCCAAGGTGCAGACAATCTGGTCCCGCTCACTCAGCCGGTCGGCTACCTGTACCGAATTGTGCGCAACCTGGCGTTTGACCTGAATCGCCGCGTCACCCTTGAGAATCGCCACACTTCCCGCGACGAACTGCTCGACGAGCATGTCTCCAACACGCCCTCCCCAGAACAGGAAGCCCTGCATCTGGACGAGCTGCGTAAATTGCAACATGCTCTGTCCCGCCTGCCTGAACGGACACGACAGGCATTTGTCCTGCATCGACTGCAAGGCCTGACGTTCCAACAAATCGGTACCCAGTTGGGTATCTCTGTGAGCCTGGCCCACCAATTGGTCCGCGATGCCCTGACCTACTGCGCGGAACAACTGAGTGATGACTGA
- a CDS encoding FecR family protein translates to MTDKPPANLVWETALDWLLLIQQNPHDPELNRRLNDWRASAPEHDAAWRKAQKVWQLSGAALNLPNATSAAAPTTPAPRRFSRRQHSWMGAAAAACAVCMLLPDWQALRADYRSPIAEHRDITLSDGSHMLLDSNSVADVQFDPAQRQVTLLRGQAFFSVKSEPDRAFYVNAGQVRVRVTGTAFAVSVENDEVQVSVESGTVAVKTPAAPQPSSLHHGDHLSYSAKDNQTRLAQWPNESIAPWRRWQLVAVDQSVEDVIKQLRRYQPGLILLTDKTLGQRRITAALNLRDPKRALQAAIAPLGGAVQDSLPYALIVTDAP, encoded by the coding sequence ATGACTGATAAGCCCCCTGCGAACCTGGTCTGGGAAACCGCGCTGGACTGGCTGCTGCTGATTCAGCAAAACCCCCACGACCCCGAGCTCAACCGACGCCTGAATGACTGGCGTGCCAGCGCCCCCGAACATGACGCGGCATGGCGCAAGGCGCAGAAAGTCTGGCAACTGAGCGGCGCCGCCCTGAATTTGCCGAACGCGACAAGCGCCGCTGCGCCGACCACGCCAGCGCCTCGTCGCTTCAGCCGCCGCCAACACTCATGGATGGGCGCCGCCGCCGCGGCCTGCGCAGTGTGTATGCTCTTGCCCGACTGGCAAGCCCTGCGGGCCGATTACCGCAGTCCTATCGCCGAACATCGCGACATCACGCTCAGCGACGGCAGCCACATGCTGCTCGACAGCAACAGCGTGGCCGACGTGCAATTCGACCCCGCGCAGCGACAAGTCACGCTGCTACGGGGCCAAGCCTTTTTCTCGGTCAAATCCGAGCCAGACCGCGCGTTTTACGTCAACGCCGGGCAAGTGCGGGTTCGTGTGACCGGCACCGCCTTTGCCGTCAGCGTGGAAAACGATGAGGTACAGGTCAGCGTTGAAAGCGGCACTGTCGCCGTAAAAACCCCTGCTGCGCCGCAACCCTCCAGCCTTCATCACGGCGATCACTTGAGCTACAGCGCCAAAGACAATCAAACCCGGCTCGCGCAATGGCCCAATGAGTCCATTGCCCCTTGGCGTCGCTGGCAACTGGTTGCCGTCGATCAATCCGTGGAAGACGTCATCAAACAACTGCGTCGCTATCAGCCCGGCCTGATCCTGCTGACAGACAAAACCCTGGGCCAACGCCGCATTACCGCCGCCCTGAACTTGCGTGACCCAAAACGCGCCTTGCAGGCCGCTATCGCCCCGCTGGGTGGCGCCGTGCAAGACAGCCTGCCGTATGCCTTGATCGTTACCGACGCGCCGTAA
- a CDS encoding TonB-dependent receptor, whose amino-acid sequence MPSLRLRCVRSLSLGLLLGLPALTLASQAESSLQHYQIAAQPLAAALIAFSQQSGWQVSAESALLTGLSSSPVNGNLDPEHALARLLHSSGLQWEVTSPDSASVLPPTDSDVLQIKSTPITAMDAVFQGEHVIDRQMIENLPSGNGDITSLLRTNPNVQFDNNQLSSKTPGEIAPADISINGARPWQNLFVVDGMSMNNDLDPGNSNDDFDELPGRSQGMALDTDLLENIRVYDSNIPVEFGGFNGGVVEANTRDPKKDFHGKLSVQMSRSEWTRYHLNEDDPDLESFKAGFGNSSQPEFKKIITRATLEGHVTDNFGLLGSFSRKDSTIPTRVFAISNQTETANAAETQTRRIDNYFLKAVWQVNDDWKLDVSLTHAPETAKTFGPNSLLSAREMEAGGDSLSARLVWNAPLARVEQNLSWSELHTSRYSDSDYMVLWRTSTTKDWSTSAFATEGGFGDIEENQKTLAYKLKADWNSFQWLGIDHSLQTGLELSQSSASYERNKPYSSYSVASTDTCVGNDAYCSIGQTANGWNGQYANKMTLTQGKVAFDTRSWALYLQDEMRYKRLTVRPGVRIDGDNYMSQTTVAPRLAIELDVFGDNKTHLIGGANRYYGRNLYAYRLRDGIAAMGTEYSRASQTADWVMGKQNANDSQFNQLKVPYDDELTLGLSHVQWDTEFAVKYVKRMGRQQVSRAWGAQIGQPSEDTGTLAANYYTYYNGGKSDADIYTLTITPLQAFTLGSTRTSGQFAMDWSKVNNTGLSNYNASIGAIYVEDPTIQYDGKFMKYSDMPATNYNRPWTARLTTITEIAPLNLTWSHFLRYRDGYRRIAATGKKVVHEGSDAYVWAETPYSGALTWDTRLAWQMPTGKDQAVFVNLDVTNLLDKQIVGATETSGLPTFEVGRQFMLEVGYTF is encoded by the coding sequence ATGCCTTCTCTGCGTTTGCGTTGCGTCCGATCCCTGTCTTTGGGCCTGCTGCTGGGTTTACCCGCACTGACCCTCGCCTCCCAGGCTGAATCCAGCCTTCAGCATTACCAGATAGCCGCCCAGCCGCTGGCCGCCGCACTGATTGCGTTTTCGCAGCAATCCGGCTGGCAGGTCAGCGCAGAAAGCGCCCTGCTCACCGGCCTGAGCAGCTCGCCGGTGAATGGCAACCTAGACCCGGAACACGCTTTGGCTCGCCTGTTGCACTCCAGCGGCCTGCAATGGGAAGTCACCTCGCCTGACAGCGCATCAGTTCTGCCGCCGACCGACAGCGATGTCTTGCAGATCAAAAGCACACCGATTACCGCGATGGACGCCGTTTTCCAGGGCGAACACGTGATAGACCGGCAAATGATCGAGAACCTGCCTTCAGGCAATGGCGATATAACCAGCTTGCTGCGCACCAACCCCAACGTACAGTTCGACAACAATCAGCTCAGCAGCAAGACACCCGGCGAAATAGCCCCGGCCGATATCAGCATCAACGGCGCACGCCCGTGGCAGAACCTGTTTGTGGTCGACGGCATGAGCATGAACAACGACCTCGACCCCGGCAACAGCAACGATGATTTCGATGAGTTGCCGGGGCGCAGCCAGGGCATGGCCCTGGACACTGATTTGCTAGAAAACATCCGTGTCTATGACAGCAACATTCCGGTGGAATTTGGCGGCTTTAACGGTGGCGTGGTCGAGGCCAACACCCGCGACCCCAAGAAAGACTTCCACGGCAAATTGTCGGTGCAAATGTCGCGCTCCGAGTGGACCCGCTACCACCTGAATGAAGACGACCCCGACCTTGAAAGCTTCAAAGCGGGCTTCGGCAACAGCAGCCAGCCCGAGTTTAAAAAGATCATTACCCGCGCCACCCTCGAAGGGCATGTGACGGACAACTTCGGCTTGCTAGGCAGTTTCTCGCGTAAAGACTCGACCATTCCGACCCGGGTCTTTGCCATTTCCAACCAAACCGAGACCGCCAACGCCGCCGAAACTCAGACACGGCGCATCGATAACTACTTCCTCAAGGCCGTCTGGCAGGTCAATGACGACTGGAAGCTCGACGTCAGCCTGACCCACGCCCCGGAAACCGCCAAAACCTTTGGCCCCAACTCGCTGCTCTCCGCTCGCGAGATGGAAGCTGGCGGCGACAGCCTCAGCGCACGGCTGGTATGGAATGCGCCACTGGCCCGGGTCGAACAAAACCTCAGCTGGAGCGAACTGCATACCTCACGCTATTCCGACAGCGACTACATGGTGCTGTGGCGCACGTCGACCACCAAAGACTGGAGCACCTCGGCTTTCGCCACTGAAGGCGGCTTTGGCGACATCGAAGAAAACCAGAAAACCCTGGCCTACAAACTCAAGGCCGACTGGAACAGCTTCCAGTGGCTGGGCATCGACCACTCGCTGCAAACCGGCCTGGAGCTGTCGCAAAGCTCAGCCAGCTATGAGCGCAACAAGCCTTACAGCAGCTACAGCGTCGCCAGCACCGATACCTGCGTGGGCAACGACGCCTATTGCTCCATCGGCCAGACCGCCAATGGCTGGAACGGCCAATACGCCAACAAGATGACCCTGACCCAAGGCAAAGTCGCCTTCGACACGCGCTCGTGGGCGTTATACCTGCAAGATGAAATGCGCTACAAACGCCTCACCGTGCGGCCCGGCGTGCGCATCGACGGCGATAACTACATGAGCCAGACCACCGTGGCGCCGCGTCTGGCCATTGAACTGGACGTGTTTGGCGACAACAAAACCCACCTCATCGGCGGCGCCAACCGTTACTACGGGCGCAATCTGTACGCCTACCGTCTGCGCGACGGCATCGCCGCCATGGGCACCGAATACAGCCGCGCCAGCCAGACCGCTGACTGGGTGATGGGCAAACAAAACGCCAATGACAGCCAGTTCAACCAGTTGAAGGTGCCCTATGACGATGAGCTGACACTGGGCCTGAGCCATGTGCAGTGGGACACCGAATTTGCTGTCAAATACGTCAAGCGCATGGGCCGCCAGCAAGTCAGCCGCGCCTGGGGCGCGCAAATCGGCCAGCCTTCCGAAGACACTGGCACCCTGGCGGCCAACTACTACACCTATTACAACGGCGGCAAAAGCGACGCCGACATCTACACCCTGACCATCACCCCGCTGCAAGCCTTTACCCTGGGCAGCACCCGCACCTCGGGCCAGTTCGCCATGGACTGGAGCAAGGTCAATAACACCGGCCTGTCGAACTACAACGCCAGCATCGGCGCCATTTACGTTGAAGACCCGACGATCCAGTACGACGGCAAGTTCATGAAGTATTCCGACATGCCCGCGACCAACTACAACCGCCCGTGGACAGCACGCCTGACGACCATCACCGAAATCGCCCCGTTGAACCTGACCTGGAGTCATTTCCTGCGCTATCGCGATGGCTATCGCCGGATTGCCGCCACGGGCAAGAAAGTCGTGCATGAAGGCTCCGACGCCTATGTGTGGGCCGAAACACCGTATTCCGGCGCACTGACCTGGGACACCCGGCTGGCCTGGCAAATGCCCACAGGCAAAGACCAAGCCGTGTTCGTCAACCTCGACGTCACCAACCTGCTGGACAAACAAATCGTCGGCGCCACCGAAACGAGCGGCCTGCCCACCTTTGAAGTCGGGCGCCAATTCATGCTCGAAGTGGGGTACACATTTTGA